Proteins encoded within one genomic window of Manis pentadactyla isolate mManPen7 chromosome 4, mManPen7.hap1, whole genome shotgun sequence:
- the LOC118916219 gene encoding cytochrome P450 4A6-like — MSFSLLSLTRPLGRIPGLLQVASLLVLVLLLLLKAAQLYLHRQRLLKALQHFPCPPSHWLFGHRWEFENDQELQVLQNRIEKYPCASPRWLWGSMAILVVYDPDYMKAILGRSDPKAHDSYRFLAPWIGYGLLLLNGQTWFQHRRMLTPAFHYDVLKPYVGLMASSVHLMLDKWEDLISRNPHLEICRPISLMTLETIMKCAFSHQGSLQTDRDSQSYIQAIEDLSNLFFSRVKNAFYQNDIIYWLTPEGRWSHRACQIAHQHTDQVIKLRKAQLQKEAELEKIRRKSHLDFLDILLFARMENGSRLSDEDLRAEVDTFMFEGHDTTASGISWILYALAMHPKHQQRCREEIQGLLGDGTSITWDHLDQMPYTTMCIKEALRLYPPVPGVRRELSKPITFPDGRSLPRGIAVFLSFYALHRNPKVWPNPEVFDPFRFAPGSVRHSHAFLPFSGGSRNCIGKQFAMNEMKVAVALTLPRFELAPDPSRVPDPRPRIVLRSRNGIHLHLRKLL, encoded by the exons ATGAGCTTCTCCTTGCTGAGCCTCACCAGGCCCCTGGGCAGGATCCCTGGGCTCCTGCAGGTGGCCTCCCTGCTGGTCCTtgtactgctgctgctgctcaagGCAGCGCAGCTTTACCTGCACAGGCAGAGGCTGCTGAAAGCCCTCCAGCACTTCCCGTGCCCTCCATCCCACTGGCTGTTCGGGCACAGATGGGAG TTCGAAAATGACCAGGAGCTACAAGTGCTTCAGAACAGGATAGAGAAATACCCGTGTGCCAGTCCTCGCTGGCTATGGGGGAGCATGGCTATCCTCGTGGTCTATGACCCTGACTATATGAAGGCGATCCTGGGGAGATCAG ATCCCAAAGCTCATGATTCCTACAGATTCCTGGCTCCCTGGATTG GGTACGGTTTGCTCCTGTTGAATGGGCAGACGTGGTTCCAGCACCGACGGATGCTGACGCCAGCCTTCCACTATGACGTCCTGAAGCCCTATGTGGGACTCATGGCCAGCTCTGTCCACCTGATGCTG GACAAATGGGAGGATCTCATCAGCCGGAACCCACATCTGGAGATCTGTAGGCCCATCTCCTTGATGACCCTGGAGACCATCATGAAGTGCGCCTTCAGCCACCAGGGCAGCCTCCAGACCGACAG GGACTCCCAGTCCTACATCCAGGCCATTGAGGACCTGAGCAATCTGTTCTTTTCCCGGGTGAAAAATGCTTTTTACCAGAATGACATCATCTACTGGCTGACCCCTGAAGGCCGCTGGAGCCACCGGGCCTGCCAGATCGCCCATCAACACACAG ACCAGGTGATCAAGCTGAGGAAGGCTCAGCTGCAGAAGGAGGCAGAGCTGGAGAAGATCAGGAGGAAGAGCCACTTGGATTTCCTGGACATCCTCCTCTTTGCCAGA ATGGAGAACGGGAGCCGCTTGTCTGATGAGGACCTCAGAGCTGAGGTGGACACATTCATGTTTGAGGGCCACGACACCACAGCCAGTGGCATCTCTTGGATCCTCTACGCTCTGGCCATGCACCCCAAGCATCAGCAGAGGTGTCGGGAGGAGATCCAGGGCCTCCTGGGGGATGGCACCTCCATCACATG GGACCACCTGGACCAGATGCCCTACACCACCATGTGCATCAAGGAGGCTCTGCGGCTCTATCCACCTGTACCAGGCGTTAGGAGGGAGCTCAGCAAGCCCATCACCTTCCCTGATGGACGCTCCTTACCCAGAG GAATTGCAGTCTTCCTGTCCTTTtatgcccttcaccgtaacccaAAGGTGTGGCCGAACCCAGAG GTATTTGACCCTTTCCGGTTTGCTCCGGGTTCTGTGCGACACAGCCATGCTTTCCTGCCCTTCTCAGGAGGATCAAG GAATTGTATCGGAAAGCAGTTTGCTATGAATGAGATGAAGGTGGCTGTGGCCCTGACCCTGCCCCGCTTTGAGCTGGCACCGGATCCCTCTAGGGTCCCTGATCCCAGACCAAGAATTGTGTTGAGATCCAGAAATGGGATCCACCTGCATCTCAGGAAGCTCCTCTAA